In a single window of the Thermus amyloliquefaciens genome:
- a CDS encoding protoglobin domain-containing protein, with product MEKNLGRFYALAQEFWSQLPPQARFRPLEDAKVFARHKELMKGWVTELVPGFYDTLFAHPATRAVFREGERPQREKTLRDWYLRTVEGPFNGQYFAWQTLVGLVHVRRGVTNAMMAAMWNWLVESVSRLARERLPGEEAQALADAWRRLGFTVMALISEGYLHAYLEALAQAEGVEVGAFLQRAQEEAARLLRSLSPG from the coding sequence ATGGAGAAGAACCTCGGCCGCTTCTATGCCCTGGCCCAGGAGTTCTGGTCCCAGCTTCCCCCCCAGGCCCGCTTCCGTCCCCTCGAGGACGCCAAGGTCTTTGCCCGCCACAAGGAGCTCATGAAGGGATGGGTGACGGAGCTGGTGCCGGGCTTCTACGACACCCTCTTCGCCCACCCCGCCACCCGGGCCGTCTTCCGGGAAGGGGAAAGGCCCCAAAGGGAGAAGACCCTGAGGGACTGGTACCTGCGCACGGTGGAGGGCCCCTTCAACGGCCAGTACTTCGCCTGGCAGACCCTGGTGGGCCTGGTGCACGTGCGCCGGGGGGTGACCAACGCCATGATGGCCGCCATGTGGAACTGGCTGGTGGAGAGCGTCTCCCGCCTAGCCCGGGAGCGCCTTCCCGGGGAGGAGGCCCAGGCCCTGGCCGACGCCTGGCGCCGGCTTGGCTTCACCGTGATGGCCTTGATCTCCGAGGGCTACCTCCACGCCTACCTCGAGGCCCTGGCCCAGGCGGAAGGGGTGGAGGTGGGGGCCTTCCTGCAAAGGGCCCAAGAGGAGGCGGCCCGCCTCCTCAGAAGCCTCTCCCCAGGCTAG
- a CDS encoding cobyrinate a,c-diamide synthase, with product MVRLSRLVLAAPHSGAGKTTLALALLLALRERGLRVQAFKVGPDYVDPTHLEAASGRRVYNLDGFFLEETRLLSLFQHGARGVDLALVEGVMGLFDGKDPLGQVGSTAQVARLLKAPVLLVVDASAMAGSIAPLVQGFRAFDPRVQVVGVLANRVASERHAELLREALSHVGLPLLGWLPQDPALGIPERHLGLVLAGEVRPPLQALLRAFRVDLEGVLRLAAVAPSLPQAPPFLPPREPPRVRVAYAWDRAFRFYYPEGLELLEALGAELVPFSPLEDAVLPPSQALLLGGGYPELFARELAENRAMREAIRRFPGPIVAECGGYMYLARGLWVGEDFFPMVGLVPAEARMGERPILGYREVEALRDNPVAQRGEVFKGHEFHYAQMEPSQSPAWRRVGGGEVEGYTDGRVLGSFVHLYLPARPEGARRLLAWEGLP from the coding sequence ATGGTGCGGCTCTCCCGGCTGGTCCTGGCCGCCCCCCACTCGGGAGCGGGGAAGACCACCTTGGCCCTGGCCCTGCTCCTGGCCTTGCGGGAGCGGGGCCTCAGGGTCCAGGCCTTCAAGGTGGGTCCGGACTATGTGGACCCCACCCATTTGGAGGCGGCCTCGGGGCGTAGGGTCTACAATCTGGACGGCTTTTTCTTGGAGGAAACCCGCCTTCTCTCCCTCTTCCAGCACGGGGCCCGCGGGGTGGACCTGGCCCTGGTGGAAGGGGTGATGGGCCTTTTTGACGGCAAGGACCCCCTGGGCCAGGTGGGTTCCACCGCCCAGGTGGCGAGGCTCCTGAAGGCCCCGGTGCTCCTGGTGGTGGATGCCTCCGCCATGGCGGGTTCCATCGCTCCCCTGGTGCAGGGCTTCCGCGCCTTTGACCCCAGGGTCCAGGTGGTGGGGGTCTTGGCCAACCGGGTGGCTTCGGAAAGGCATGCGGAGCTCCTGCGGGAGGCCCTCTCCCACGTGGGCCTGCCCCTCTTGGGCTGGCTGCCCCAGGACCCCGCCCTGGGGATTCCCGAGCGCCACCTGGGCCTGGTGCTGGCGGGGGAGGTGCGCCCGCCCCTTCAGGCCCTCCTCCGGGCCTTCCGGGTGGACCTGGAGGGGGTGTTGCGCCTGGCGGCGGTGGCCCCCTCCCTGCCTCAGGCTCCCCCCTTCCTCCCCCCAAGGGAGCCTCCCCGGGTGCGGGTGGCCTACGCCTGGGATAGGGCCTTCCGCTTCTACTACCCCGAGGGGCTGGAGCTCCTCGAGGCCCTGGGGGCCGAGCTCGTCCCCTTCAGCCCCCTTGAGGACGCGGTCCTGCCCCCCTCCCAGGCCCTCCTCCTGGGAGGGGGGTATCCGGAGCTCTTCGCCCGGGAGCTTGCGGAAAACCGGGCCATGAGGGAGGCCATCCGCCGCTTCCCCGGCCCCATCGTGGCCGAGTGCGGGGGGTACATGTACCTGGCAAGGGGGCTTTGGGTGGGGGAGGACTTCTTCCCCATGGTGGGCCTGGTTCCCGCGGAGGCCCGCATGGGGGAGAGGCCCATCCTGGGCTACCGGGAGGTGGAGGCCTTGAGGGATAACCCGGTGGCCCAAAGGGGCGAGGTCTTCAAGGGGCACGAGTTCCACTACGCCCAAATGGAGCCTTCCCAAAGCCCCGCCTGGCGGCGGGTGGGGGGAGGGGAGGTGGAGGGCTACACGGATGGCCGCGTCCTGGGCAGCTTCGTCCACCTCTACCTGCCCGCCCGGCCGGAGGGGGCCAGGCGGCTCCTCGCCTGGGAGGGCCTCCCTTAG
- the thiE gene encoding thiamine phosphate synthase gives MRGRLYLVVTPRPGWSTHEVLDRTERALAGGVEVLQLRAKDWEARPTLALGERMLSLARRHGVPFFLNDRPDLAALLGADGVHLGQNDLTPEEARRFFGGMVGRSTHAPEQALRALGEGADYLSIGPVWETPTKPGRPAAGLGYVRWAGENLGEKPWYAIGGITLENLDVVLEAGARRIVVVRAILDAPDPEKAARAFRERLYGVA, from the coding sequence TTGCGGGGAAGGCTCTATCTGGTGGTGACCCCCAGGCCCGGTTGGTCCACCCATGAGGTCCTGGACCGCACGGAGAGGGCCCTGGCGGGCGGGGTGGAGGTGTTGCAGCTTCGGGCCAAGGACTGGGAGGCGAGGCCCACCCTGGCCCTGGGGGAGAGGATGCTTTCCCTGGCCCGGCGCCACGGGGTGCCCTTTTTCCTCAACGACCGGCCCGACCTGGCGGCCCTTCTGGGGGCGGACGGGGTACACCTGGGCCAGAACGACCTCACCCCGGAGGAGGCCCGGCGCTTCTTCGGGGGGATGGTGGGCCGTTCCACCCATGCCCCGGAGCAGGCCCTGAGGGCCCTGGGGGAGGGGGCGGACTACCTTTCCATAGGCCCGGTGTGGGAGACCCCCACCAAGCCGGGCAGGCCGGCGGCGGGGCTGGGCTACGTGCGCTGGGCCGGGGAAAACCTGGGGGAGAAGCCCTGGTACGCCATCGGCGGGATCACCCTGGAGAACCTGGACGTGGTCTTGGAAGCCGGGGCCCGGCGGATCGTGGTGGTGCGGGCCATCCTGGACGCCCCCGACCCCGAGAAGGCGGCCCGGGCCTTTCGGGAGAGGCTTTATGGTGTGGCTTAA
- the thiS gene encoding sulfur carrier protein ThiS, whose translation MVWLNGEAKPLEGRTLREVLEELGVDLSRVAVLLNEEAYPGRELPHRVLREGDVVEVVTLMQGG comes from the coding sequence ATGGTGTGGCTTAACGGCGAGGCCAAGCCCCTGGAGGGGAGGACGCTTAGGGAGGTTCTGGAGGAGCTGGGGGTGGACCTTTCCCGGGTGGCCGTCCTCCTCAACGAGGAGGCCTACCCGGGGCGGGAGCTCCCCCACCGCGTCCTGAGGGAGGGGGACGTGGTGGAGGTGGTCACCCTCATGCAAGGAGGCTAG
- a CDS encoding thiazole synthase, translating into MDTWKVGDIELRSRLILGSGKFRDFGVMREAIQAAGAEVVTVAIRRVEARMPGHVGLLEALEGVRLLPNTAGARTAEEALRIARLGRALTGERWVKLEVIPDPTYLLPDPVETLRAAERLLQEGFVVLPYIGPDLVLARRLAALGTATVMPLAAPIGSGWGVKTRALLELFARERASLPPVVVDAGLGLPSHAAEVMEMGLDAVLVNTAIAEAEDPVAMAEAFRLAVEAGRKAHLAGPMRPREGASPSSPTEGVPLGGGRG; encoded by the coding sequence ATGGACACCTGGAAGGTAGGGGACATAGAGCTTAGAAGCCGCCTCATCCTGGGCTCGGGCAAGTTCCGGGACTTCGGGGTGATGCGGGAGGCCATCCAGGCCGCGGGGGCGGAGGTGGTCACCGTGGCCATCCGCCGGGTGGAGGCCAGGATGCCCGGGCACGTGGGGCTTCTGGAGGCTTTGGAGGGGGTGAGGCTTCTCCCCAACACCGCCGGGGCCAGGACCGCGGAGGAGGCCCTAAGGATTGCCCGGCTGGGCCGGGCCCTCACCGGGGAGCGCTGGGTGAAGCTGGAGGTGATCCCCGACCCCACCTACCTGCTCCCCGACCCGGTGGAGACCCTGAGGGCGGCGGAGAGGCTTTTGCAGGAAGGCTTCGTGGTCCTCCCCTACATCGGCCCCGACCTGGTCCTGGCCCGGCGGCTTGCCGCCTTGGGCACGGCCACGGTGATGCCCCTGGCCGCCCCCATCGGTTCCGGCTGGGGGGTGAAGACCCGGGCCCTCCTGGAGCTCTTCGCCCGGGAGAGGGCCTCCTTGCCCCCGGTGGTGGTGGACGCGGGGCTCGGCCTTCCCTCCCATGCGGCGGAGGTGATGGAGATGGGCCTGGATGCCGTTTTGGTGAACACCGCCATCGCCGAGGCGGAGGATCCCGTGGCCATGGCGGAGGCCTTCCGCCTGGCGGTGGAGGCGGGGCGGAAGGCTCATCTGGCCGGCCCCATGCGGCCCCGGGAGGGGGCGAGCCCCAGCAGCCCCACCGAGGGGGTGCCCTTGGGAGGGGGGAGGGGATGA
- the thiC gene encoding phosphomethylpyrimidine synthase ThiC: MTQLEAARKGILTEEMAYVAEREGVSPEFVREGVAAGRIVIPRNPNHRTLKDFKGIGEGLSVKVNANLGTSYDYVDPEEEVEKARVAIRYGADTIMDLSTGGDLRAIRERILEVATVPLGTVPIYEAEFRAAKRKSFFDLSADELFEVIEEHGRQGVDYITVHVGVTLKNLEVYRNTSRTTGIVSRGGGLLAAWMLHRGEENPLYARFDDLLEIARTYDMTLSLGDGLRPGSLADSTDRAQIAELLTIGELVERARRAGVQAMVEGPGHIPLNEVATNVQIQKKLTGHAPFYILGMLPVDTAAGFDHIAGAIGGALAGWMGADMLCYLTPAEHLGLPTPEHVRQGVIAFKIAAHAADVARGNPRALERNRRMSEARYRLDWEGQFALCLYPEEARRLKEERGSKTKACSMCGPFCPMNLVEAVLRGKAGMKPQGAPFVHNPVG; the protein is encoded by the coding sequence ATGACCCAGCTGGAGGCAGCAAGAAAGGGTATCCTCACCGAGGAAATGGCCTATGTGGCGGAAAGGGAGGGGGTTTCCCCCGAGTTCGTGCGGGAGGGGGTGGCCGCGGGGCGGATCGTGATCCCCCGGAACCCCAACCACCGCACCCTTAAGGACTTCAAGGGGATCGGGGAGGGGCTTTCCGTGAAGGTGAACGCCAACCTGGGCACCTCCTACGACTACGTGGACCCCGAGGAGGAGGTGGAGAAGGCCCGGGTGGCCATCCGGTACGGGGCGGACACCATCATGGACCTCTCCACCGGGGGGGATCTTAGGGCGATACGGGAGCGGATCCTCGAGGTGGCCACGGTTCCCCTGGGCACCGTGCCCATCTACGAGGCGGAGTTCCGGGCCGCCAAGAGGAAGAGCTTCTTTGACCTGAGCGCGGACGAGCTCTTTGAGGTCATCGAGGAGCACGGAAGGCAGGGGGTGGACTACATCACCGTGCACGTGGGGGTCACCCTGAAGAACCTGGAGGTCTACCGGAACACCTCCCGCACCACGGGGATCGTGAGCCGGGGCGGGGGGCTTCTCGCCGCCTGGATGCTCCACCGGGGGGAGGAAAACCCCCTCTACGCCCGCTTTGACGACCTCCTGGAGATCGCCCGCACCTACGACATGACCCTCTCCCTGGGGGATGGCCTGAGGCCGGGGTCCTTGGCGGACAGCACCGACCGGGCCCAGATCGCCGAGCTCCTCACCATCGGGGAGCTGGTGGAAAGGGCGAGGCGGGCCGGGGTGCAGGCCATGGTGGAGGGGCCGGGCCACATCCCCCTGAACGAGGTGGCCACCAACGTCCAGATCCAGAAGAAGCTCACGGGGCATGCCCCCTTCTACATCCTGGGCATGCTCCCCGTGGACACCGCCGCGGGCTTTGACCACATCGCCGGGGCCATCGGCGGGGCCTTGGCGGGCTGGATGGGGGCGGACATGCTCTGCTACCTGACCCCAGCGGAGCACCTGGGCCTGCCCACCCCCGAGCACGTGCGGCAAGGGGTCATCGCCTTCAAGATCGCCGCCCACGCCGCGGACGTGGCCCGGGGGAACCCCAGGGCCCTGGAGAGGAACCGGCGCATGTCCGAGGCCCGCTACCGCCTGGACTGGGAGGGGCAGTTCGCCCTTTGCCTCTACCCCGAGGAGGCCCGCCGGCTCAAGGAGGAGCGGGGCTCCAAGACCAAGGCCTGCAGCATGTGCGGCCCCTTCTGCCCCATGAACCTGGTGGAGGCGGTCTTACGGGGCAAGGCCGGGATGAAACCTCAGGGTGCGCCTTTCGTCCACAACCCTGTGGGCTAG
- a CDS encoding type II toxin-antitoxin system death-on-curing family toxin has product MPKLPLSLVLAIHEDLLRRYGGSPGILDLGRLEAALERPWTGFAGRERFPTPWEKAAAYLTGIAKGHPFVDGNKRTAFAVADIHLRLYGFRLTLSDEEAFTLVLGVAQCHLEVGDVAEAFRRHLDPPP; this is encoded by the coding sequence ATGCCTAAGCTTCCCCTCTCCTTGGTCCTGGCCATCCACGAGGACCTTCTCCGCCGCTATGGGGGAAGCCCCGGGATATTGGATCTGGGCAGGCTTGAGGCTGCCTTGGAACGCCCTTGGACGGGTTTCGCCGGGCGGGAACGCTTCCCAACCCCTTGGGAAAAGGCCGCAGCTTACCTCACCGGCATAGCCAAAGGCCACCCTTTCGTGGATGGCAACAAGCGGACGGCCTTCGCCGTGGCCGATATCCACCTGCGCCTTTACGGTTTCCGGCTTACCCTTAGCGACGAGGAAGCCTTCACCCTGGTGCTGGGGGTCGCCCAGTGCCATCTGGAGGTGGGGGACGTGGCCGAAGCTTTCCGTCGGCATCTTGACCCCCCGCCCTAG
- the thiD gene encoding bifunctional hydroxymethylpyrimidine kinase/phosphomethylpyrimidine kinase: MRVALTIAGSDSGGGAGVQADLKTFFRFGVYGASALTLVTAQNTLGVQGVELLPAAFVGRQIQSVAEDLPIHAAKTGALGSGEIVEAVAEAVARHGIRPLVVDPVMVAKGGEPLLAPEAVQALRERLFPLATLITPNRLEAEALLGRPIRTLQEAEEAARELLALGPGAVLLKGGHLEGEEAVDLLATPKGVLAFRAPRIPTRHTHGTGCTLSAAIAALLALGRPLEEAVAEAKAYLTRALETAPGLGHGHGPVNHFA; this comes from the coding sequence ATGCGGGTAGCCCTCACCATCGCCGGCTCCGACTCCGGGGGCGGGGCCGGGGTGCAGGCGGACCTCAAAACCTTCTTCCGCTTCGGGGTCTACGGGGCGAGCGCCCTCACCCTGGTCACCGCCCAGAACACCCTGGGGGTGCAAGGGGTGGAGCTCCTTCCTGCTGCCTTCGTGGGGCGCCAGATCCAGAGCGTGGCCGAGGACCTTCCCATCCACGCCGCCAAGACGGGGGCCTTGGGGAGCGGGGAGATCGTGGAGGCCGTGGCCGAGGCGGTGGCCCGCCACGGGATCCGCCCCTTAGTAGTGGACCCGGTGATGGTGGCGAAGGGCGGGGAGCCCCTCCTGGCCCCTGAGGCGGTCCAGGCCCTGAGGGAAAGGCTCTTTCCCCTGGCCACCCTGATCACCCCGAACCGCCTCGAGGCGGAAGCCCTCCTGGGCAGGCCCATCCGCACCCTCCAGGAGGCGGAGGAGGCGGCCCGGGAACTCCTGGCCCTGGGCCCCGGGGCGGTCCTGCTCAAGGGGGGGCACCTGGAGGGGGAGGAGGCGGTGGACCTCCTCGCCACCCCCAAGGGGGTCCTGGCCTTCCGCGCCCCCCGCATCCCCACCCGGCACACCCACGGCACGGGCTGCACCCTCTCCGCGGCCATCGCCGCCCTCCTGGCCCTGGGGAGGCCCCTGGAGGAGGCCGTGGCCGAGGCCAAGGCCTACCTCACCCGGGCCCTGGAGACCGCCCCCGGCCTGGGGCACGGGCACGGGCCGGTGAACCACTTCGCCTAG
- a CDS encoding SDR family oxidoreductase — MFLEQFRLDGKVALVTGGSRGLGLEAALALKEAGAKVAVLARRAAFFAEARKHLGEALYLEGDVRDEARLEEVVGEVEKELGPLTILVNAAGISWGAPSLEMPVEKVREVLEVNLVGAFLASRAAARRMRERGYGKILHIASVAGLKGEPPEVLDAVGYAASKGGVIALTRDLAVKWGRFGIRVNALAPGFFPTRMTEKVLPRVEAHLRATLPLGRPGRPGELGGAVLFLASPASDYITGAVLPVDGGATAL; from the coding sequence ATGTTCCTGGAACAGTTTCGTCTGGACGGCAAGGTGGCCTTGGTCACGGGGGGGTCCCGAGGGCTGGGCCTCGAGGCGGCCTTGGCCCTGAAGGAGGCCGGGGCCAAGGTGGCGGTCCTGGCCCGCAGGGCGGCCTTTTTTGCGGAGGCCAGGAAGCACCTGGGGGAGGCCCTTTACCTGGAAGGGGACGTGCGGGACGAGGCCCGGCTGGAGGAGGTGGTGGGGGAGGTGGAAAAGGAGCTCGGCCCCCTCACCATCCTGGTGAACGCCGCCGGCATCAGCTGGGGCGCCCCTTCCCTGGAGATGCCCGTGGAGAAGGTGCGGGAGGTCCTGGAGGTGAACCTGGTGGGGGCCTTCCTGGCCAGCCGGGCCGCCGCCCGGCGCATGCGGGAACGGGGCTACGGCAAGATCCTCCACATCGCCTCCGTGGCCGGGCTTAAGGGGGAGCCCCCGGAGGTCCTGGACGCGGTGGGCTACGCCGCCTCCAAGGGCGGGGTCATCGCCCTCACCCGGGACCTGGCGGTGAAGTGGGGCCGCTTCGGCATCCGGGTCAACGCCCTGGCCCCGGGCTTCTTCCCCACCCGCATGACGGAAAAGGTCCTCCCCCGGGTGGAGGCCCACCTGCGGGCCACCCTGCCCCTGGGCCGCCCGGGGAGGCCGGGGGAGTTGGGCGGGGCGGTCCTCTTCCTGGCCAGCCCCGCCTCGGACTACATCACCGGGGCGGTCCTCCCCGTGGACGGAGGGGCCACGGCCCTCTAA
- a CDS encoding long-chain fatty acid--CoA ligase codes for MFPSTMMEEDLNLWDFLERAAELFPRKEIVSRLHTGEVHRTDYAQVHRRARQLMGGLRRLGVQVGDRVATLGFNHFRHLEAYFAVPGMGAVLHTANPRLSPKEIAYILNHAEDKVLLFDPQLLPLVEALRPELTTVRHFVAMDEGAPEGYLAYEDLLGEEADPVRVPERAACGMAYTTGTTGLPKGVVYSHRALVLHALAASLEDGTALSEKDVVLPVVPMFHVNAWCLPYAATLVGAKQVLPGPRLEPASLVELFDGEGVTFTAGVPTVWLALADHLESTGHRLKSLKRLVVGGSAAPRSLVERLERMGIEVRQGYGLTETSPVVVQNFIKSHLEGLPWDEKITLKAKTGLPIPLVRLRVADEEGRPVAKDGRTLGEIQLKGPWITGGYHRNEEASQNALTPDGWFRTGDIAVWDEEGYLEIKDRLKDLIKSGGEWISSVDLENALMGHPKVKEAAVVAIPHPRWQERPLAVVVPRGERPSEEELKDHLLRAGFAKWQLPDAFVFVEEIPRTSAGKFLKRALREKYKDLFQGGG; via the coding sequence ATGTTCCCAAGCACCATGATGGAGGAGGACCTGAACCTTTGGGACTTCCTGGAGCGGGCAGCAGAGCTTTTCCCCAGGAAGGAGATCGTCTCCCGCCTCCACACCGGGGAGGTCCACCGCACGGACTACGCCCAGGTCCACCGCCGCGCCCGGCAGCTCATGGGGGGCCTGAGGCGGCTCGGGGTGCAGGTGGGCGACCGGGTGGCCACCTTGGGGTTCAACCACTTCCGCCACCTGGAGGCCTACTTCGCCGTTCCCGGGATGGGTGCGGTGCTCCACACCGCCAACCCCCGGCTTTCCCCCAAGGAGATCGCCTACATCCTGAACCATGCGGAGGACAAGGTCCTCCTCTTTGACCCCCAGCTCCTCCCCTTGGTGGAGGCCCTAAGGCCCGAGCTCACCACGGTGCGCCACTTCGTGGCCATGGACGAAGGGGCCCCCGAGGGCTACCTGGCCTACGAGGATCTCCTGGGCGAGGAGGCGGACCCGGTCAGGGTCCCCGAGCGGGCCGCCTGCGGCATGGCCTACACCACCGGCACCACCGGCCTCCCCAAGGGGGTGGTCTACAGCCACCGGGCCTTGGTGCTCCACGCCCTGGCCGCCAGCCTCGAGGACGGCACCGCCCTTTCGGAAAAGGACGTGGTCCTTCCTGTGGTGCCCATGTTCCACGTGAACGCCTGGTGCCTGCCCTACGCCGCCACCCTGGTGGGGGCCAAGCAGGTCCTACCGGGCCCCAGGCTGGAGCCCGCCTCCCTGGTGGAGCTTTTTGACGGGGAGGGGGTTACCTTCACCGCCGGGGTGCCCACGGTCTGGCTGGCCCTGGCCGACCACCTGGAAAGCACCGGCCATCGCCTGAAAAGCCTCAAGCGCCTGGTGGTGGGGGGTAGCGCCGCCCCAAGAAGCCTGGTGGAACGGTTGGAGCGCATGGGCATCGAGGTGCGGCAGGGCTATGGCCTCACGGAAACCTCCCCCGTGGTGGTGCAGAACTTCATCAAGAGCCACCTGGAGGGCCTCCCTTGGGATGAGAAGATCACCCTCAAGGCCAAGACCGGCCTGCCCATCCCCCTGGTGCGCCTGCGGGTGGCGGACGAGGAGGGCCGCCCGGTGGCCAAAGACGGCAGAACCCTGGGGGAGATCCAGCTGAAGGGGCCTTGGATCACCGGGGGGTACCACCGGAACGAGGAGGCTAGCCAAAACGCCCTGACCCCGGACGGATGGTTCCGCACGGGAGATATCGCCGTTTGGGACGAGGAGGGTTACCTGGAGATCAAGGACCGGCTCAAGGACCTCATCAAGTCGGGCGGGGAGTGGATCTCCAGCGTGGACCTGGAAAACGCCCTCATGGGCCACCCCAAGGTGAAGGAGGCGGCGGTGGTGGCCATCCCCCACCCCAGGTGGCAGGAAAGGCCCTTGGCGGTGGTGGTGCCGAGGGGCGAGCGGCCCAGCGAGGAGGAGCTTAAGGACCACCTCCTGCGGGCCGGGTTCGCCAAGTGGCAGCTTCCCGACGCCTTCGTCTTCGTGGAGGAGATCCCCCGCACCAGCGCCGGGAAGTTCCTGAAGCGGGCCCTGAGGGAAAAGTACAAGGACCTCTTCCAAGGGGGTGGCTGA
- a CDS encoding PaaI family thioesterase, which produces MASPFARWFGAEVVRREGGEAELRLAVREEFLQGQSLVHGGILATLLDSALGQAVESLGVRVVTAELSVSYLRPVREGVLSARGWVIHRGGRLFHAVGEAFLGEERVAFAKGTFYRRD; this is translated from the coding sequence ATGGCCAGCCCCTTTGCCCGTTGGTTCGGAGCCGAGGTGGTGAGGCGGGAAGGCGGGGAGGCCGAGCTGAGGCTTGCCGTGCGGGAGGAGTTCCTCCAGGGGCAGAGCCTGGTGCACGGGGGGATCCTGGCCACCCTCCTGGACAGCGCCCTTGGCCAGGCGGTGGAGAGCCTGGGGGTGCGGGTGGTCACGGCGGAGCTTTCCGTGAGCTACCTCCGCCCCGTGCGGGAAGGGGTGCTTTCCGCCCGCGGCTGGGTGATCCACCGGGGAGGGAGGCTTTTCCATGCGGTGGGGGAAGCGTTTTTGGGGGAGGAGCGGGTGGCCTTCGCCAAGGGCACCTTTTACCGCAGGGACTAG
- a CDS encoding MaoC/PaaZ C-terminal domain-containing protein, translating into MPMYFEDFEVGQRFTTPARTVTEADVVNFAGVSGDYNPIHTDAEFAKSTPFGQRIAHGLLVLSMLTGLRQRSGHFEGTILAWMEIRNYKFLKPVFIGDTVRGESEILEKHETSKPDRGVVVQRVRVLNQRDEVVQEGEFVTLIRRRPRE; encoded by the coding sequence ATGCCCATGTACTTTGAGGACTTTGAGGTAGGCCAGCGCTTTACCACCCCGGCCCGCACGGTCACCGAGGCGGACGTGGTGAACTTCGCCGGGGTCTCGGGGGACTACAACCCCATCCACACGGACGCGGAGTTCGCCAAGTCCACCCCCTTCGGCCAGCGCATCGCCCATGGGCTCCTGGTCCTTTCCATGCTCACGGGCCTGCGGCAGCGAAGCGGGCATTTTGAGGGGACCATCCTCGCCTGGATGGAGATCCGGAACTACAAGTTCCTGAAGCCCGTGTTCATCGGGGACACGGTGAGGGGGGAGAGCGAGATCCTGGAGAAGCACGAAACCAGCAAGCCCGACCGGGGGGTGGTGGTCCAGCGGGTCCGGGTCCTCAACCAGCGGGACGAGGTGGTGCAGGAGGGGGAGTTCGTCACCCTGATCCGCAGGCGGCCCCGGGAGTAG
- a CDS encoding acyl-CoA dehydrogenase family protein, producing MEIPEHREIRHLARRFLEEARSALGEYEAQEAFPWPLVKRMGELGFLGVFVPEELGGAGLDFWAYVALLEELGGYASLRSILSVQQSLVLTPLLAFGTEAQKRRYVPRLARGEILGAYGLTEPEAGSDAASLRTRAYRDGDHYVLEGQKTFISHADVAQVFLIFAKSDPEKGSRGITAFLVEREDGVRTTPLKGKLGLRAADTGMVFLEGVRVPKDRVLGREGEGFKIALATLDTGRVSLAAGAVGLMQRALDLSLRYAQERRQFGRPIAGFQLVQAHLAQMKLDLEASRLLTYQAVAKKLKGERYTLEASMAKLFASEAANRVAYRAIQIHGGYGFFEEYEVARLYRDARILTLYEGTSEIQTLVIGAHLTGIKAFAEG from the coding sequence ATGGAGATACCTGAACACCGGGAGATCCGACACCTGGCCAGGCGTTTCCTGGAAGAAGCTCGCTCCGCCTTGGGGGAATACGAGGCTCAGGAAGCCTTTCCCTGGCCCTTGGTGAAGCGCATGGGGGAGCTGGGTTTCCTCGGGGTCTTCGTGCCTGAGGAGCTGGGGGGCGCCGGCCTGGACTTCTGGGCCTACGTGGCCCTTTTGGAAGAGCTTGGGGGGTATGCCTCCTTGCGCTCCATCCTCTCCGTGCAACAAAGCCTGGTCCTCACGCCCCTCCTTGCCTTCGGGACCGAGGCGCAAAAGCGCCGCTACGTCCCCCGCCTGGCCCGGGGGGAGATCCTGGGGGCCTATGGCCTCACCGAACCCGAGGCGGGTTCGGATGCGGCAAGCCTCCGCACCCGGGCCTACCGGGATGGGGACCATTACGTCCTGGAGGGGCAGAAGACCTTCATCTCCCACGCGGACGTGGCCCAGGTCTTCCTGATCTTCGCCAAGTCCGATCCGGAAAAGGGAAGCCGGGGCATCACCGCCTTCTTGGTGGAGCGGGAGGACGGGGTGCGCACCACGCCCCTAAAGGGCAAGCTGGGGCTTCGGGCCGCGGACACGGGGATGGTCTTCCTCGAGGGGGTGCGCGTCCCCAAGGATAGGGTCTTGGGGAGGGAGGGGGAAGGCTTCAAGATCGCCCTCGCCACCTTGGACACCGGCCGGGTCTCCCTGGCGGCGGGAGCCGTGGGGCTCATGCAGAGGGCTTTGGACCTATCCCTGCGCTATGCCCAGGAGAGGCGGCAGTTCGGCCGGCCCATCGCCGGCTTCCAGCTGGTCCAGGCCCACCTGGCCCAGATGAAGCTGGACCTCGAGGCCAGCCGCCTCCTCACCTACCAGGCGGTGGCCAAAAAGCTCAAGGGGGAAAGGTATACCCTCGAGGCCAGCATGGCCAAGCTCTTCGCCTCGGAGGCCGCCAACCGCGTGGCCTACCGGGCCATCCAGATCCACGGGGGCTACGGCTTCTTTGAGGAGTACGAGGTGGCCAGGCTCTACCGGGACGCCCGCATCCTCACCCTTTACGAGGGGACGAGCGAGATCCAGACCCTGGTGATCGGGGCCCACCTCACGGGGATCAAGGCCTTTGCGGAAGGCTAG